A single genomic interval of Coccidioides posadasii str. Silveira chromosome 1, complete sequence harbors:
- a CDS encoding uncharacterized protein (EggNog:ENOG410PHXM~COG:O~BUSCO:9783at33183): MVLHNPNNWHWVNKDVSAWVKDYLGEKLAAISAEENGVTAKVSKIVSMDGDVDVSQRKGKVITLFDVKLTLEFEGTTDEDDSVSGSIKVPEVAHDTEEDEYVFDISLYSESASKQPVKDLVRSKIVPQLRTELAKLAPALIAEHGKDIQHAPGSNPSSGFATPKYLSSDVQSSSKPATQTTTTTTRKQAVNTVTVNASDEFRTTAEEMYTTFTDPQRLAVFTRAPPRRFDGAQVGGKFSIFDGNVTGEFVKLEQPTLIVQKWRLAQWPEDHYSTLEIRFDQNDVDCVTTLHVKWDGVPVGQEDVVQRNWDVYYVRSIKQAFGFGTIL, from the exons ATGGTACTTCATAACCCTAACAACTGGCACTGGGTGAACAAGGATGTTTCAGCCTGGGTGAAAGATTACCTTGGAGAGAAGCTGGCCGCCATCTCCGCGGAGGAAAATGGAGTGACGGCAAAGGTGTCCAAAATCGTCAGTATGGATGGGGATGTCGATGTTAGCCAACGCAAGGGAAAGGTTATCACGCTCTTTGATGTAAAATTGACATTAGAATTCGAGG GCACAACGGACGAGGATGATAGCGTCTCCGGATCCATCAAAGTCCCCGAGGTCGCGCATGACACTGAGGAAGATGAGTATGTC TTCGATATTAGTCTTTACTCGGAGTCTGCATCCAAGCAGCCGGTGAAAGATCTAGTGCGTTCAAAGATTGTGCCACAGCTACGCACAGAGCTCGCTAAGTTGGCCCCTGCGTTGATTGCAGAGCACGGCAAAGATATCCAGCATGCGCCAGGATCCAACCCGTCCAGTGGCTTTGCTACACCCAAGTATCTTTCAAGCGATGTGCAATCGTCTTCCAAACCCGCGACTCAGACAACCACAACCACCACACGCAAGCAAGCCGTGAACACCGTTACCGTGAATGCGTCTGATGAGTTCCGTACCACCGCGGAAGAGATGTATACCACCTTCACTGATCCTCAACGCCTTGCCGTCTTCACCCGTGCGCCTCCAAGACGCTTTGACGGTGCCCAGGTTGGCGGCAAGTTCTCCATCTTTGATGGAAATGTTACTGGCGAGTTTGTAAAACTTGAACAGCCGACTCTTATCGTCCAGAAGTGGCGTCTTGCTCAGTGGCCGGAGGACCATTATAGCACCCTAGAAATTAGATTCGACCAGAACGACGTTGACTGCGTTACTACCTTGCATGTCAAATGGGATGGTGTCCCCGTCGGCCAAGAAGATGTTGTGCAGCGAAATTGGGACGTGTACTACGTCAGAAGCATCAAGCAAGCTTTCGG GTTTGGCACTATACTCTGA